In Schizosaccharomyces osmophilus chromosome 2, complete sequence, the following proteins share a genomic window:
- the csx1 gene encoding RNA-binding protein Csx1, which yields MSIDCLYQRSLFHPSFLPANPSSSAESVLKMPASSGPSMPDYQSLAPPLLKRPSVASPYSSATSPVSPISFEPKNNDTLWMGDLESWMDATFLQQLWASLGEPVNVKVMRSKTASSDALISYCFVQFASSAAADVALRKYNNTVIPGAHSLFKLNWATGGGIHHANYVNREPEYSIFVGDLLPTTQDSDLFFTFHTIYPSCTSAKIIVDPVTGLSRKYGFVRFSSEKEQQHALIHMQGYLCHGRPLRISVAAPKSRASIAADSALGIASNPTSNRQPNQDLCSVDPLNTTVFVGGLSNDLAEKELQLFFQPFGKILNIKIPYGKGCGFVQFNDKFAAEHAINALQGALLGSSHIRLAWGHNTLPASALERASDDSDEAAFTAVGSNNAPAPGNLVGANASNLKGGPVSPRSAVAAQSLLPNSIVHSLNGMEPLNVTPLSPPPLSRSASISPALSGSASGMTPLSSNFSHNGGQQVPSSVLHAASMNTTPKPQANVKLPEWLQSYAGENQSSAGSQDILASRMSSLKLMDDEAFGYPAASIGRSNSWYPFGKERQSSLVDVAGEREKLESLVDRRSIGAGASVSAKNRLARPYSFGPSGSQFLQPTYRLPRDV from the coding sequence ATGTCGATTGATTGCTTATATCAGCGTTCTTTGTTCCATCCCTCGTTCCTGCCTGCCAACCCGAGTTCTTCCGCTGAATCCGTTTTGAAAATGCCAGCTTCCTCGGGTCCCAGCATGCCGGATTACCAATCGTTGGCCCCACCTTTGTTGAAGCGCCCTTCCGTGGCTTCTCCCTATTCATCCGCCACCTCCCCCGTCTCTCCCATCAGCTTTGAACCAAAGAATAACGACACCCTTTGGATGGGAGATCTTGAAAGCTGGATGGATGCTACCTTCTTGCAACAGCTTTGGGCTTCTCTTGGCGAACCCGTCAACGTGAAGGTGATGCGTTCGAAAACTGCCTCTTCCGATGCTTTGATCAGCTACTGCTTTGTTCAATTCGCTTCTTCTGCTGCTGCCGATGTTGCTCTCAGAAAGTACAACAACACCGTCATTCCTGGTGCTCATTCCCTCTTTAAGCTGAATTGGGCTACAGGTGGTGGCATTCATCACGCCAACTATGTCAACAGAGAACCTGAATACAGCATTTTTGTTGGTGATTTGCTTCCTACTACCCAGGATTCcgatcttttttttactttccaTACCATCTATCCTTCTTGTACCTCGGCCAAGATTATCGTTGACCCCGTCACCGGGCTATCCAGAAAGTATGGCTTTGTTCGCTTTTCTAGCGAAAAGGAGCAACAACATGCTCTTATCCATATGCAAGGTTACTTGTGCCATGGCCGTCCCTTGCGTATATCTGTTGCTGCACCAAAGTCTCGTGCTTCAATAGCCGCTGATTCTGCATTAGGGATTGCTTCCAATCCCACCTCCAACAGACAACCCAATCAGGATTTGTGCAGCGTTGATCCATTGAATACCACTGTTTTTGTTGGTGGTCTCTCCAACGACTTGGCAGAGAAGGAATTGCAGCTCTTTTTCCAACCTTTTGGCAAAATCTTGAACATTAAGATTCCTTACGGTAAGGGATGTGGTTTTGTTCAGTTCAATGACAAGTTTGCCGCCGAGCATGCTATTAATGCTTTGCAAGGTGCTTTGCTTGGTTCCTCTCACATTCGTCTTGCTTGGGGACATAATACACTCCCTGCTTCGGCCCTCGAGAGAGCCAGTGATGACAGTGATGAAGCTGCTTTTACAGCTGTTGGGTCAAATAATGCACCTGCTCCCGGCAATTTGGTTGGAGCAAATGCTAGCAACCTCAAGGGTGGTCCAGTTTCTCCTAGAAGTGCTGTTGCTGCCCAGTCTTTGCTTCCCAATTCTATTGTCCATTCCTTGAATGGAATGGAACCTCTGAATGTTACCCCATTATCCCCTCCTCCCTTGTCTCGTTCTGCTTCTATTTCCCCCGCCTTGAGTGGTAGTGCTTCCGGTATGACTCctctttcttccaatttttcTCATAACGGTGGACAGCAAGTACCTTCCTCGGTTTTGCATGCTGCCAGTATGAATACTACACCAAAGCCTCAGGCTAACGTGAAGCTTCCTGAATGGCTGCAATCATATGCCGGGGAAAATCAATCCTCTGCTGGAAGTCAAGACATTTTGGCCTCTCGAATGTCGtctttgaaattgatgGACGATGAAGCGTTTGGTTACCCTGCCGCTTCTATTGGCCGTTCTAATTCTTGGTATCCCTTTGGCAAGGAACGTCAGTCCTCTCTGGTAGATGTTGCTGGcgaaagagaaaagctGGAATCTTTAGTGGATAGACGTTCGATTGGAGCAGGTGCTAGTGTTAGTGCTAAAAATCGGTTAGCCCGCCCTTATTCCTTCGGCCCCAGTGGCTCTCAATTTTTACAACCCACGTATCGCCTCCCCCGTGATGTATGA
- the ntr2 gene encoding spliceosome complex disassembly protein Ntr2 yields MRSSLKKAKPKIIQTSDNEEEEEKGSDMAMSLSNQKPSIRKSKKRPLAKGVKPIDLQDEELNEGLTENEKGTPLPRVKKPNPIATTHDLISRRREELNSSSGYTESYVNELKSKSRQTPVQYTDQGQLRKEEPLNKNQESASSRMLNQGISEASMIQELRDRKERQRNIGMMDDNYIALDTGQQVYLPGKTGNEDRLLQHEDEVEDEGYNGYNTFVEDEKSLRELHRYSPETLRKRSIQNALEENDKSMDEGEDITMTDPIHAWEQAQIQKGAFADPSSLAQLPPRFPNILTIEEQKQRLKEAVASEKLQQEERAEIMKGLLDQENEILQAEERIQQSFMELNSRMLENMQSATSSSS; encoded by the exons ATGAGgtcttctttaaaaaaagcaaagccaaaaatcattcaaacTAGCgacaatgaagaagaagaagaaaaaggcaGTGATATGGCTATGAGTCTTTCAAATC AAAAACCATCCATCAGGAAGTCCAAGAAAAGGCCGCTCGCGAAAGGAGTCAAGCCAATCGACTTACAAGATGAG GAACTCAATGAAGGCCTTACAGAAAATGAGAAAGGAACACCATTACCTAGAGTGAAAAAGCCGAATCCTATCGCGACGACACACGATTt AATATCCAGAAGAAGAGAGGAATTAAATTCATCCAGTGGATATACCGAAAGCTATGttaatgaattaaaatCGAAGAGTCGGCAAACTCCAGTTCAGTATACCGATCAAGGGCAGCTTAGAAAAGAGGAGCCcttaaacaaaaatcaagAGAGCGCTAGCTCACGTATGCTAAATCAAGGAATTTCTGAGGCTTCAATGATACAAGAATTAAGAGACCGCAAAGAACGACAGAGAAATATTGGAATGATGGACGATAATTATATTGCTTTGGACACCGGTCAGCAGGTGTACCTTCCTGGAAAAACCGGTAACGAAGATCGACTACTGCAACATGAAGATGAAGTGGAGGACGAGGGTTATAATGGGTACAACACGTTTgtggaagatgaaaagagtCTTCGAGAACTACATCGGTATAGTCCAGAGACGTTACGAAAAAGATCTATTCAAAATGCGCTCGAAGAAAACGATAAATCCATGGATGAGGGCGAGGACATTACTATGACTGATCCCATTCATGCATGGGAGCAAGCTCAGATTCAAAAAGGAGCATTTGCAGATCCTTCTAGCTTAGCCCAGCTCCCTCCTAGGTTTCCAAATATACTTACTAttgaagaacaaaaacaacGATTGAAAGAAGCTGTGGCTTCTGAGAAACTTCAACAAGAAGAACGTGCAGAAATTATGAAGGGCTTACTCGACCAAGAGAATGAGATTCTACAAGcggaagaaagaattcaacAATCTTTTATGGAGCTAAATAGTCGTATGCTTGAAAATATGCAATCTGCTacctcttcttcctcttaA
- a CDS encoding Schizosaccharomyces specific protein — MGSKRSYSSLNYDVSRKRVLDLLEVPLKKLTIEDPSSDLDVDMVHRNRIAYYKNKYTVVVEDLDAEIEEEEDDKKKNSSLSTPEQSRLKLSVISPLEKKLKRDLYCLLYQRPSMKTELPRSDYSISSKYASSADLPEAEKLFEEGRSSFNTTRGNASCKSLRFSCDLDLG, encoded by the exons ATGGGTTCCAAGAGAAGTTATTCCTCTTTAAATTACGATGTTTCGAGAAAAAGGGTGTTGGATCTCTTGGAGGTTCCTTTAAAGAAACTCACAATTGAAGATCCATCAAGTG ACCTTGATGTCGATATGGTTCATCGTAATCGGATTGCctattacaaaaacaaatacacCGTCGTCGTCGAAGATTTGGATGCTGAaattgaggaagaagaagatgataaaaagaaaaacagttCTTTGAGTACACCGGAACAATCCAGATTAAAGCTTTCGGTTATATCTCCTTTAGAGAAAAAGCTGAAACGAGATCTATATTGCCTCCTCTATCAACGTCCTTCTATGAAAACGGAGTTGCCTCGTTCTGACTACTCTATTAGCTCTAAATATGCATCTTCCGCTGACTTGCCAGAAGCAGAAAAGCTATTCGAAGAAGGAAGGTCATCCTTCAATACGACCCGTGGAAACGCCTCTTGCAAATCACTCCGATTCTCATGCGACCTTGATTTGGGATAA
- the vps8 gene encoding CORVET complex WD repeat subunit Vps8 yields MPSNPYELKLNNHSDSNRKLSLSIPRSRSSTGSSSVNIESTSAQVESSSHAIANSTLFKDKKFQWNKYWLRWGRLRRVSEQLQSSTLEPNSPLGTGTCITHSGNLLAVGTSNGCVILNDLKSNTSYMLVPEFSGSESPLMPVTCLAIAHTHKVLCQGHADGTLFVWDLTHSPPIQRHAIRQLMQEESVVTHLIFNGVSDNVLLSANAAGKMFVHEFYNLLINKHHSTWEYCFPDVQPTFVDRLVVDASSISFEESYLTSVKHTSFLFLQTLSCLRIISLLPKISLVYKVRYSDNEVTSACHAVSSFIVSTSGSRSRTRAFFCVGYNTHIRVYALTFYQGVLSAELLNKANFDSPVWKIWYLPNSNIIFVLLNDKRILFLNGINLVVMGVSSLSEYKLLTWDWYQSALTMQGIPHIVFPYISSSFTISPRYLFFLTPESVIVGTFISPNDQLQVASEKNNVKDTLKLGLYYHANSSLFSKFYYPPDLRHKLMSLLKNYICLLIKSFPSFLSVESSSVDLLSPQDALEQLLQRAEFNNPGCYNLVLYCLKVAHLLKDLDSLLDYILPRFAEADVSYVVMEALLDLVLQQSFKTPSPELQKLLLLYLENNGRLAFADRLIPAIEHRYLDLDFSTKFSSSKGLFNSLCYVSIYAFNDYSMPLVNFLNLLVEDFKNPSEWIEYCVNNGFQYLLYSLTGFKYPLCEPNGINEAYTVTHTLLKIIFSPNILPFKLSVPESGSFPYLRLFVKKRARSFFECMENAFDSPYFSLDKVNIAKQSVDTVTRQWVIECLSQIFDTANFQCDSYYIFLANTVAKYSKQILLPQSFYLRIMEGLCSIESYHKDSRDTQKAVENLLLVYDPPNIENLLDCFWNNHFYHAIMTVSYSHSFFDSYFRAVLALWDQKKFSLLIFKSSEALITMLFDNLRILKSMPVRYNKYVKCLTFFTTDLLNIDNVTFLRLASSRLDKSLPEMIENISAKTVTIQALEILYKLSTYENLLQWFGHRRLLSFFEIVSATSGDYAVLTLLQSSPDFKNLDGLINVFLHYNCLEASIYVYRELKQYNHALSQVLKYVQTRVFHESINELKKVVPKNMERETYYLQIVVPLYQACLSCLPPEEAANLWLQLVFSLINVYANLSRTSSQNGSNVLLSFEEKVLNCIEGLLNTFLELVQPNKSLLNSVLIKICAKSSESRECNTYMRDLLLKFMTDVHVSCDLYRECSLLWDRKQFYDTKSSLSKCTMGVLIDEPDKTKDMASKKQRIKVLLSGQILPCSNE; encoded by the coding sequence ATGCCTTCAAACCCGTACGAATTAAAGTTGAATAATCACAGTGATAGTAATCGAAAACTATCTCTAAGCATTCCACGATCAAGGTCTTCGACTGGAAGCTCGTCAGTGAACATTGAATCAACTAGTGCGCAAGTTGAATCATCCAGCCATGCAATCGCAAACTCTACTCTGtttaaagacaaaaagtTTCAATGGAATAAGTATTGGCTAAGATGGGGACGTTTAAGAAGAGTTTCAGAGCAATTGCAATCCTCAACGTTGGAACCAAACTCACCTTTAGGGACTGGTACTTGTATTACTCATTCTGGAAATTTGTTGGCGGTGGGAACTTCCAACGGTTGCGTTATATTGAATGATTTAAAAAGTAATACGTCGTATATGCTGGTTCCTGAATTTTCTGGTTCCGAAAGTCCTCTGATGCCGGTAACCTGTCTTGCTATTGCACATACTCATAAAGTGCTTTGTCAAGGACACGCAGATGGGACCTTGTTTGTATGGGATTTGACTCATTCCCCTCCGATTCAACGACATGCCATCCGTCAACTCATGCAGGAAGAATCTGTAGTAACGCATTTAATCTTCAATGGAGTATCCGATAATGTACTCTTATCCGCAAATGCTGCTGGAAAAATGTTTGTTCATGAATTTTACAATCTTTTAATCAATAAACACCATTCAACCTGGGAATACTGCTTTCCGGACGTTCAACCTACGTTTGTTGATCGTTTGGTCGTCGATGCTTCAAGCATTTCCTTTGAAGAATCATATCTAACGTCTGTGAAACATACTTCATTCCTCTTTCTCCAAACCCTTTCTTGTCTTCGCATCATTTCCCTTCTCCCTAAAATATCGTTAGTTTATAAAGTAAGGTATTCCGATAATGAGGTTACCTCTGCTTGCCACGctgtttcttcctttattGTCTCAACCTCTGGGTCTAGATCTAGGACCAGAGCTTTCTTTTGCGTTGGATACAATACTCATATACGCGTATATGCGTTAACCTTTTACCAGGGTGTGTTATCGGCAGAACTATTAAACAAAGCGAATTTTGACTCTCCCGTATGGAAGATATGGTATCTCCCTAATAGTAacattatttttgttttgctaaATGATAAAAGAATACTGTTTTTAAATGGCATCAACCTAGTTGTCATGGGTGTATCTTCATTGTCCGAATATAAACTCCTCACTTGGGATTGGTATCAATCAGCGTTAACGATGCAAGGAATTCCTCATATTGTCTTTCCATATATTAGTTCAAGCTTTACTATATCTCCGAGgtacttattttttcttactcCTGAATCGGTCATTGTGGGTACATTCATTTCACCGAATGATCAACTACAGGTTGCATCTGAGAAAAACAATGTAAAGGATACGCTTAAATTAGGACTTTATTATCATGCGAACTCGAGTTTATTTAGCAAATTTTACTACCCGCCTGATTTACGCCATAAGTTAATGAGTTTGCTGAAGAATTATATCTGCTTATTAATAAAGAGCTTTCCTTCATTTCTGTCTGTGGAATCATCTAGCGTTGACCTTCTTTCTCCACAAGATGCGTTAGAACAATTGCTGCAGCGAGCTGAATTCAATAATCCGGGCTGTTACAATCTCGTGCTTTATTGTTTAAAAGTCGCCCACCTTCTTAAAGATTTGGATTCTTTATTAGATTATATTCTACCTCGCTTTGCCGAAGCAGATGTTTCTTACGTTGTTATGGAAGCATTACTGGATTTAGTACTCCAGCAGAGTTTCAAAACACCTTCTCCtgaattacaaaaattatTGCTTCtatatttggaaaataatGGAAGGCTAGCTTTTGCTGATAGATTGATACCTGCAATTGAACATCGATATTTGGATCTCGATTTTTCAAccaaattttcttcttctaaaggACTATTTAATTCCCTGTGTTACGTTTCGATTTATGCATTCAATGATTACTCCATGCCTCTTGttaattttcttaatttattagttgaagattttaaaaatccATCTGAATGGATTGAATATTGTGTGAATAATGGCTTtcaatatttattatattcCCTCACTGGATTCAAGTACCCCCTATGCGAACCCAATGGAATAAATGAAGCGTACACTGTCACACATAcccttttaaaaataattttctCCCCCAACATATTACCTTTCAAATTATCGGTTCCCGAATCAGGTTCTTTTCCTTATCTTCGCCTCTTTGTTAAGAAAAGGGCAAGGTCATTTTTTGAGTGCATGGAAAATGCTTTTGACTCTCCTTATTTCTCTTTAGACAAGGTAAACATTGCTAAACAGTCCGTTGATACTGTAACTCGTCAATGGGTAATTGAGTGTCTATCACAAATATTTGATACTGCCAATTTTCAATGTGATAGCTATTACATTTTTCTCGCGAATACAGTTGCTAAGTACTCCAAACAAATTTTACTTCCACAGTCATTTTACCTCAGAATTATGGAAGGTCTATGTAGCATTGAAAGCTATCATAAAGATAGCCGGGACACTCAGAAAGCTGTCGAAAACTTGCTTTTAGTTTATGATCCTCCGAACATTGAAAATCTGCTAGACTGTTTCTGGAATAACCACTTTTACCATGCTATTATGACTGTGAGTTATAGCCATAGCTTTTTTGACTCTTATTTCAGAGCAGTTTTAGCCTTGTGggatcaaaaaaaattttctcTATTGATCTTCAAGTCCTCTGAAGCTTTGATCACGATGCTGTTTGATAACCTAAGAATTTTAAAATCCATGCCTGTTCGTTATAACAAATATGTCAAATGTTTAACATTTTTCACCACGGATCTACTAAATATCGACAATGTTACGTTTTTAAGATTGGCTTCAAGTCGGTTAGACAAATCACTTCCTGAAATGATTGAGAATATCTCCGCTAAGACTGTCACCATACAAGCATTGGAGATTTTATATAAGCTATCCACGTATGAAAATTTGCTCCAGTGGTTTGGCCATCGTCGTTTGCTATCTTTTTTCGAAATAGTTTCTGCTACTTCTGGGGATTATGCTGTACTAACATTATTACAAAGTTCGCcagattttaaaaatttggatGGACTgataaatgtttttttacATTATAATTGCTTAGAGGCAAGTATTTACGTTTATCGAGAACTAAAGCAGTATAATCATGCTTTATCTCAAGTTCTGAAATATGTTCAAACAAGGGTTTTCCATGAATCAATTAATGAGTTGAAGAAGGTTGTACCAAAAAATATGGAACGCGAAACTTATTATCTTCAGATCGTCGTGCCACTATATCAAGCGTGCTTAAGTTGTCTTCCACCGGAAGAAGCAGCTAATCTGTGGTTACAGCTTGTGTTCAGCTTGATAAATGTTTATGCAAATTTATCTCGTACTTCTTCACAAAATGGTTCAAATGTCTTACTGtcatttgaagaaaaagttttgaacTGCATTGAGGGTTTATTAAATACTTTTCTTGAGTTGGTACAGCCGAACAAGAGCTTGTTAAATTCTGTGCTTATAAAAATTTGCGCAAAGTCATCTGAAAGTCGCGAATGCAACACGTATATGCGGGATCTATTGCTTAAATTTATGACTGATGTTCACGTAAGCTGCGATTTATATCGAGAGTGCTCTTTACTTTGGGACAGGAAGCAGTTTTATGATACGAAGAGCTCTTTAAGTAAATGTACAATGGGAGTGCTAATAGATGAACCAGACAAAACCAAAGACATGGCTTCAAAGAAACAGAGGATAAAGGTTCTACTTTCTGGGCAAATTCTTCCATGTAGTAATGAATAA